From one Leifsonia soli genomic stretch:
- a CDS encoding ABC transporter substrate-binding protein: protein MRKRHLAIGAVLAAGALLLAGCSGTSGSSSDSTDGKGKTLTLWHFESEDSAMGKAWNEAIKEFESETGAKVKFEAKAFEQIRSTASQVLNSDQAPDILEYNKGNATAGLLASQGLLSNLDDAVKKYGWDKKLAPSLQTTARYDDKGIMGSGSWYGVPNYGEYVEVYYNKDMFAKYGIEVPKTQDEFVAALQKFKDNGVTPLAESAAEYPLGQLWYQLALTKADRSFVDDYQLYKGKVNWQGSELSYATKTVDDWVQKGYISKDASGLKAEDAGTSFISGKYPIFFSGSWWYGRFQTEIKDYQWGTFLFPGTKLSPGSAGNMWVIPEKAKNKGLAEKFIDITMTPKIQALIGNNGGVPVAAKTSDITDEKSKELIANFNTLTGEDGIAYYPDWPTPTFYDQLNAGLQELINGTKDPSAVNKELGSEYQDGVDQIVNQ, encoded by the coding sequence ATGCGCAAGAGGCACCTCGCAATCGGCGCCGTTCTGGCCGCCGGCGCCCTGCTGCTCGCCGGCTGCTCCGGGACGTCCGGCTCGTCGTCCGACAGCACCGACGGGAAGGGCAAGACGCTCACCCTGTGGCACTTCGAGAGCGAAGACTCCGCCATGGGCAAGGCCTGGAACGAGGCCATCAAGGAGTTCGAGTCGGAGACCGGCGCCAAGGTCAAGTTCGAGGCGAAGGCCTTCGAGCAGATCCGCTCCACCGCGTCCCAGGTCCTGAACTCGGACCAGGCCCCCGACATCCTCGAGTACAACAAGGGCAACGCCACCGCCGGCCTCCTCGCCAGCCAGGGACTGCTCAGCAACCTCGACGACGCCGTCAAGAAGTACGGCTGGGACAAGAAGCTCGCGCCGAGCCTGCAGACCACCGCTCGCTACGACGACAAGGGCATCATGGGCTCCGGCTCCTGGTACGGCGTCCCGAACTACGGCGAGTACGTCGAGGTCTACTACAACAAGGACATGTTCGCGAAGTACGGCATCGAGGTCCCGAAGACCCAGGACGAGTTCGTCGCCGCGCTGCAGAAGTTCAAGGACAACGGCGTCACCCCGCTCGCCGAGTCGGCCGCGGAGTACCCGCTCGGTCAGCTCTGGTACCAGCTCGCGCTGACCAAGGCCGACCGCTCCTTCGTCGACGACTACCAGCTCTACAAGGGCAAGGTGAACTGGCAGGGCAGCGAGCTCTCCTACGCCACCAAGACCGTCGACGACTGGGTGCAGAAGGGTTACATCTCCAAGGACGCCTCCGGCCTCAAGGCCGAGGACGCCGGCACGTCGTTCATCTCGGGCAAGTACCCGATCTTCTTCTCGGGCAGCTGGTGGTACGGCCGCTTCCAGACGGAGATCAAGGACTACCAGTGGGGCACGTTCCTCTTCCCCGGCACCAAGCTCTCGCCCGGATCCGCGGGCAACATGTGGGTGATCCCGGAGAAGGCGAAGAACAAGGGCCTCGCCGAGAAGTTCATCGACATCACGATGACGCCGAAGATCCAGGCGCTGATCGGCAACAACGGCGGTGTCCCCGTCGCCGCCAAGACGAGCGACATCACCGACGAGAAGTCGAAGGAGCTCATCGCGAACTTCAACACCCTCACCGGTGAGGACGGCATCGCGTACTACCCCGACTGGCCGACGCCGACGTTCTACGACCAGCTCAACGCCGGTCTGCAGGAGCTCATCAACGGCACGAAGGATCCGTCCGCGGTCAACAAGGAGCTCGGCTCCGAGTACCAGGACGGCGTCGACCAGATCGTCAACCAATAA